The Aquabacterium sp. A3 DNA window CGGGGTGGGTGCCCAGATCCTGCGCTCGCTGGCCGTGCAACGCATGCGCCTGATGGGCAACCAGCAGCGCCTGCCCTCGATGGTGGGCTTCGGGCTGGAAGTCACCGGCTTCCTGACCGCCGACGGTCAGTCGCTGGCCCCGTCACCCTGAGTTGAGGCGCCACCACCACAGGTTGATGGTTGCGAATTGCATTGATCTGCTCTTTTTTGTTTTCTTCTTCGCTCTTTTAGGATGATTGCTCATGCAAGGCGCTGACAAAGGACAAGCCGCTCGACTCGACGGCAAAGACCTGCACATCGGGATCGTGCAGGCCCGTTTCAACGACGAGATCACCGGCAAGCTGGCCGAACACTGCATCGACGAGTTGCAGAAGATGGGCGTGTCGCCCAAACACATCCAGCACGTGACCGTGCCGGGTGCGCTGGAGGTCTCCGTGGCCTTGCAGGCCATGGCCGTCACCGATCGTTACGACGCGCTGATCGCCTTGGGGTGCATCATCCGGGGTGAGACCTACCACTTCGAACTGGTGGCCAATGAGAGCGGCGCTGGCGTGACCCGCGTCAGCCTGGACCACGAGG harbors:
- the ribH gene encoding 6,7-dimethyl-8-ribityllumazine synthase, with product MQGADKGQAARLDGKDLHIGIVQARFNDEITGKLAEHCIDELQKMGVSPKHIQHVTVPGALEVSVALQAMAVTDRYDALIALGCIIRGETYHFELVANESGAGVTRVSLDHEVPVANAILTVETEAQAWARVDEKGRDAARVAVEMANLLEDLL